From Streptomyces chrestomyceticus JCM 4735, one genomic window encodes:
- a CDS encoding (Fe-S)-binding protein, which produces MRVALFVTCINDTLYPDTGRAVITLLERLGVEVGFPAEQSCCGQPQFNTGYRHLTEPLVHRFDRAFADYDYVVTPSASCAAMVRDNYPRIAAKAEAEGRAGRELARAAASAVPKTYELTEFLTDVLKVTDVGAYYPHTVTYHPTCHGLRMLGLGDRPRRLLERVRGLELRELPGAEECCGFGGTFAVKNPAVSAAMGADKARAVLETGAEAVCTVDNSCLMHIGGTLRRQGAAARPVHIAEILAATEADAREPSRARATEGSPR; this is translated from the coding sequence GTGCGCGTAGCACTGTTCGTCACCTGCATCAACGACACGCTCTACCCGGACACCGGCCGGGCAGTGATCACGCTGCTGGAACGCCTCGGGGTCGAGGTGGGATTCCCGGCGGAGCAGAGTTGCTGCGGCCAGCCCCAGTTCAACACCGGCTACCGGCATCTGACGGAGCCGCTGGTGCACCGCTTCGACCGCGCCTTCGCCGACTACGACTACGTGGTCACCCCCTCCGCGTCGTGCGCGGCGATGGTGCGGGACAACTACCCGAGGATCGCGGCGAAGGCCGAGGCCGAGGGGCGCGCCGGGCGGGAGCTGGCGCGGGCCGCGGCGAGCGCCGTGCCCAAGACGTACGAGCTGACCGAGTTCCTGACCGACGTGCTGAAGGTGACCGACGTGGGCGCGTACTACCCGCACACCGTCACCTACCACCCGACCTGCCACGGCCTGCGGATGCTGGGCCTGGGCGACCGGCCGCGCCGGCTGCTGGAGCGGGTACGGGGGCTGGAGCTGCGCGAACTGCCGGGCGCCGAGGAGTGCTGCGGCTTCGGCGGCACCTTCGCGGTGAAGAATCCGGCGGTGTCGGCCGCGATGGGCGCCGACAAGGCACGGGCGGTCCTGGAGACGGGCGCGGAGGCGGTCTGCACGGTCGACAACTCCTGTCTGATGCACATCGGCGGCACGCTCCGGCGGCAGGGCGCGGCGGCCCGGCCCGTGCACATCGCGGAGATCCTGGCCGCCACGGAGGCCGACGCGCGGGAACCGTCCCGCGCCCGCGCCACGGAAGGGAGCCCGCGGTGA
- a CDS encoding MFS transporter, with amino-acid sequence MTRAEQAEAGTAEGAPDGAPRQVSQLRQLAAASVGNAVEWYDWYAYSFLAVYIADRVFPQDTGNPLVPLLSTFAVFAVGFFMRPVGGLLMGAVADRRGRRAALTLTILLMGGGSLLVAVTPTYAATGVLAPVVLVVARLVQGLSVGGEFAASTTFLVESAGPGRRGLFSSFQYVSTTAGQLLASGTAALLAGVLTDGQMGQWGWRLVFLIGAVFSLLGLWIRSGARETRSEEQRAAARPGIFEALRRYPRQSLLICGITAGGTLAYYTWTTYLPTYAQVNAGFDKSEALTVGTLSLLFFALLQPLGGLLSDRVGRKPLLLGFALGFAVLAVPLLHLVTDAFWSLLLVQCAGMVLLTGYTAVAAAVNAEVFPARVRAAGIGFPYSLTVALFGGTAPYVGTWFKQAGNADLFPWYVSALCLLSFVVYLTLPETAKQKLDT; translated from the coding sequence ATGACACGTGCGGAGCAGGCCGAGGCCGGAACGGCGGAAGGGGCGCCGGACGGCGCGCCGCGGCAGGTGTCGCAGTTGCGGCAGTTGGCCGCGGCGTCGGTCGGCAACGCCGTGGAATGGTACGACTGGTACGCGTACTCCTTCCTGGCCGTCTACATCGCCGACCGGGTCTTCCCCCAGGACACCGGCAACCCGCTGGTGCCGCTGCTGTCCACCTTCGCGGTGTTCGCGGTGGGCTTCTTCATGCGCCCGGTCGGCGGGCTGCTGATGGGCGCGGTCGCCGACCGCCGGGGCCGCCGGGCCGCGCTGACCCTGACGATCCTGCTGATGGGCGGCGGCAGCCTGCTCGTCGCCGTCACCCCCACCTACGCGGCCACCGGCGTGCTCGCGCCGGTCGTGCTGGTCGTCGCCCGGCTGGTGCAGGGGCTCTCCGTGGGCGGCGAGTTCGCCGCCTCCACGACCTTCCTCGTCGAGTCGGCCGGACCCGGCCGGCGCGGGCTGTTCTCCAGCTTCCAGTACGTCTCCACCACCGCGGGCCAACTGCTGGCGTCCGGCACGGCCGCCCTGCTGGCGGGCGTCCTGACCGACGGCCAGATGGGGCAGTGGGGCTGGCGCCTGGTGTTCCTGATCGGCGCGGTGTTCAGCCTCCTCGGCCTGTGGATCCGCAGCGGGGCCCGCGAGACGCGCAGCGAGGAGCAGCGGGCCGCCGCCCGCCCCGGCATCTTCGAGGCGCTGCGCCGCTACCCGCGCCAGTCCCTGCTGATCTGCGGCATCACCGCCGGCGGCACCCTCGCGTACTACACCTGGACCACCTACCTGCCCACGTACGCACAGGTCAACGCCGGTTTCGACAAGAGCGAGGCGCTCACCGTCGGCACCCTGTCGCTGCTGTTCTTCGCCCTGCTCCAGCCGCTCGGCGGCCTGCTCTCGGACCGCGTCGGCCGCAAGCCGCTGCTGCTCGGCTTCGCGCTGGGCTTCGCGGTGCTCGCCGTACCGCTGCTGCACCTGGTGACCGACGCGTTCTGGTCGCTGCTGCTCGTGCAGTGCGCGGGCATGGTGCTGCTGACCGGGTACACCGCGGTCGCCGCCGCCGTGAACGCCGAGGTCTTCCCGGCCCGGGTACGGGCCGCGGGCATCGGCTTCCCGTACTCGCTGACCGTGGCGCTCTTCGGCGGCACCGCGCCGTACGTGGGCACCTGGTTCAAACAGGCCGGGAACGCGGACCTGTTCCCCTGGTACGTGTCCGCCCTCTGCCTGCTCTCCTTCGTCGTGTACCTGACCCTGCCGGAGACCGCCAAGCAGAAGCTGGACACCTGA